A genomic region of Colletotrichum destructivum chromosome 1, complete sequence contains the following coding sequences:
- a CDS encoding Putative emopamil-binding protein, whose translation MKGPGKANAVSHPYYPVNAALPHYAANETPLVTLLVTFAATIASVVIVTVVAARRTHTKMAFLDQLSVAWFALCGFLHCVFEGYFVWNHRRLAGMQTLFAQLWKEYALSDSRYLTSDPFMLCVESFTVVIWGPLSWAIVVALARGSHMRHPLQIVMCVGHLYGVVLYYSTSLTELYITGVSHSRGEFLYFWVYYIGFNAPWVVVPAILLFQSVKQIKNRLDDCDANADPVTMDKAAAVTQ comes from the exons ATGAAGGGCCCCGGGAAAGCGAACGCAGTGTCGCATCCGTACTACCCCGTGAACGCAGCGTTGCCGCACTACGCTGCCAACGAGACCCCCCTTGTCACGCTGCTTGTCACCTTCGCAGCCACCATCGCcagcgtcgtcatcgtcaccgtcgtGGCCGCCAGGAGGACTCATACCAAGATGGCTTTCCTAGATCAGCTCAGCGTAGCTTGGTTCGCGTTAT GCGGATTTCTGCACTGCGTCTTCGAGG GGTACTTCGTCTGGAATCACCGGCGTCTCGCGGGAATGCAGACGCTCTTTGCCCAGCTCTGGAAGGAGTACGCACTCTCCGACTCGCGCTACCTGACCTCGGATCCGTTCATGCTTTGTGTCGAGTCCTTCACGGTC GTCATATGGGGGCCCCTCAGCTgggccatcgtcgtcgccctcgcccggGGAAGCCATATGCGCCATCCCCTGCAGATCGTCATGTGTGTCGGGCACCTGTACGGCGTCGTACTCTACTACTCGACCAGCTTGACCGAGCTCTACATCACTGGCGTCTCGCACAGTAGGGGCGAATTCTTGTACTTCTGGGTCTACTACATCGGCTTCAACGCGCCCTGGGTCGTGGTTCCCGCCA TACTTCTCTTCCAGAGCGTAAAGCAAATAAAGAACCGTCTCGACGACTGTGACGCCAATGCGGATCCGGTAACTATGGATAAGGCAGCGGCGGTCACACAATGA
- a CDS encoding Putative tetratricopeptide-like helical domain superfamily, producing MAPTSAAITGLLRQVVYYHIDNNAYESALFFAERLSAQDPKSSESAHLLSLCHLRLGDHRTAFEISRPSASRGSNLGAAWVFAHACMKMERYKDGINALEKAREKWAGKMNLGKHTTSTRSLYPDEAAVLCLLGKLYRAYDDKRRAIECFENAVRVNPFMWDAFQALCDMGVKLRVPNIFQVTDPLVHSFESEVATTSYESKDGTANSFEPKRPSARPAMDSSDPFNLHRSSTYQDMPYSANMFSAEAEENDFMSKITAARSRLAPPATSNGDLDLLETPTGPVSMPEVPTVRSTLGAAEPPQAPPRRTRTAQAVDPGFLEAPPKMSYKLGGAKRSTRSQDKEQQQSVELHSDTGTGTGTLRSTVAPTERKRTVSGHPVSRQLSEEASAPTQRRSARLNMFNKPSIMKSNSGAATIGATAGRELKKARPQISRIMRPGSSGSSVGRVVSGNRKPVEDNGMDVDHAESARVRDSHAVQHAAPKTAPPEPDHARIEEALRWVMELMKKFASGYYSFKAFRCQEALQTYASLPRSQQDTPWVLAQMGRAHHEQAAYQDAEKYFRKLRVLAPTRMEDMEIYSTILWHLKRETDLSFLAHELVDADWTSPQAWCALGNAWSLAREHELALRCFKRATQLNPKFAYAFTLQGHEHVANEEYEKALGAFRKAVAADRRHYNAYYGIGQVFEKLGNHEKAYVHFHTASDINPNNAILICRIGVILEGQKQMMAALQFYSKATDLAPRATVVRYKKARALMSLGKIDLAEKELLILKDTAPNEAMVHFLLGKLYRNINEKQMAVRAFSNALALDPKASQSIKDAIETLEDDMGIEDSMMT from the exons ATGGCGCCTACGAGTGCCGCCATCACAGGGTTGCTCCGCCAGGTCGTCTACTACCATATCGACAACAATGCCTACGAGAGtgccctcttcttcgccgagaGGCTAAGCGCCCAAGATCCCAAGTCGAGCGAGTCTGCACACCTCTTGTCACTCTGTcacctccgtctcggcgaccACAGGACCGCCTTCGAAATCAGCAGGCCATCCGCCTCCCGGGGGTCCAatctcggcgccgcctgGGTTTTTGCACACGCGTGTATGAAGATGGAACGATACAAGGATGGCATTAACGCCCTGGAAAAGGCGCGGGAGAAGTGGGCTGGCAAGATGAACTTGGGCAAACACACCACCTCGACTCGTTCATTATATCCTGACGAGGCTGCTGTTCTTTGTCTGCTCGGCAAGCTTTACCGGGCCTACGATGACAAGCGGAGAGCCATTGAGTGTTTCGAGAACGCAGTGAGGGTAAACCCTTTCATGTGGGACGCCTTCCAGGCCCTCTGCGATATGGGTGTGAAGCTGCGCGTACCCAACATTTTCCAGGTCACCGACCCTCTCGTCCACTCGTTCGAATCAGAGGTCGCGACAACGTCATATGAGTCCAAGGACGGCACGGCCAACTCTTTTGAGCCCAAgaggccctcggcgcgcCCTGCAATGGACTCGTCCGACCCCTTCAACCTCCATCGTTCCTCCACCTACCAGGACATGCCCTACAGCGCTAATATGTTTTCTGCCGAGGCTGAAGAGAACGACTTCATGTCCAAGATCACTGCCGCAAGGTCAAGGTTGGCACCGCCTGCCACGAGCAATGGGGACCTAGATCTCTTGGAAACCCCCACGGGGCCGGTATCCATGCCCGAAGTGCCGACCGTGCGCTCGACACTAGGCGCCGCCGAACCACCACAAGCACCGCCAcgcaggacgaggacggctCAGGCCGTTGACCCCGGCTTCCTTGAAGCTCCGCCGAAGATGAGCTAcaagctgggcggcgctAAGAGAAGCACCAGAAGTCAGGATAAAGAGCAACAACAGTCCGTGGAGCTGCATTCCGACACAGGCACTGGCACTGGAACCCTACGATCGACAGTGGCGCCTACAGAACGGAAAAGGACGGTGTCCGGGCATCCTGTTTCCCGTCAACTTTCGGAAGAAGCGAGTGCGCCCACCCAACGGAGAAGCGCGAGGCTCAACATGTTTAACAAGCCCTCGATCATGAAGTCCAACTCGGGCGCCGCTACCATCGGCGCCACTGCTGGTCGCGAGCTGAAGAAGGCTAGACCCCAGATTTCTCGAATAATGCGTCCTGGTTCCAGTGGCTCCAGCGTCGGGAGAGTTGTGAGCGGCAACCGCAAGCCCGTCGAAGACAACGGTATGGATGTCGACCATGCCGAAAGTGCCCGAGTGAGGGACTCTCACGCTGTACAGCACGCAGCGCCGAAAACCGCTCCTCCTGAGCCAGACCACGCCAGAATCGAGGAGGCTCTAAGATGGGTGATGGAGCTGATGAAGAAGTTCGCATCTGGTTATTACTCGTTCAAGGCGTTCCGCTGCCAGGAGGCGCTGCAAACGTATGCCTCGCTGCCGAGGAGCCAGCAAGATACGCCCTGGGTTCTAGCACAGATGGGACGGGCGCATCACGAACAAGCCGCCTACCAGGACGCTGAGAAATACTTCAGAAAATTACGCGTGCTGGCACCCACCCGGATGGAGGACATGGAGATATACTCGACCATCCTGTGGCACCTCAAGCGCGAGACAGATCTCTCCTTCCTCGCCCATGAGCTCGTGGACGCCGACTGGACGTCACCACAAGCATGGTGTGCCCTGGGTAACGCCTGGTCTCTGGCACGAGAGCACGAACTGGCACTACGCTGCTTCAAGCGCGCGACGCAGCTCAACCCCAAGTTCGCATACGCCTTTACTCTGCAAGGCCACGAGCATGTCGCAAATGAAGAATACGAAAAGGCTCTTGGCGCCTTCCGCAAGGCTGTCGCGGCCGACCGGCGACACTACAACGCTTACTATGGCATAGGCCAGGTCTTTGAGAAGCTCGGCAACCACGAAAAGGCATACGTGCATTTCCATACGGCCTCCGACATTAACCCGAACAATGCCATTCTCATTTGCCGCATTGGAGTCATCCTCGAGGGGCAGAAGCAGATGATGGCCGCATTGCAGTTCTACAGCAAGGCCACAGACTTGGCGCCTCGGGCGACCGTTGTTCGTTACAAGAAGGCGCGCGCCTTGATGAGTCTTGGCAAGATTGATCTTGCAGAGAAGGAGCTGCTTATCTTGAAGGACACGGCCCCCAACGAGGCCATGGTGCACTTCCTTCTGGGCAAGTTGTACAGAAACATTAACGAGAAGCAAATGGCGGTGCGCGCCTTCAGCAATGCGCTCGCTCTGGACCCAAAG GCCAGCCAGTCGATCAAGGACGCCATTGAGACCCTCGAAGATGATATGGGCATAGAAGACTCCATGATGACGTAG
- a CDS encoding Putative histone H4, histone-fold, CENP-T/Histone H4, histone — MTGRGKGGKGLGKGGAKRHRKILRDNIQGITKPAIRRLARRGGVKRISAMIYEETRGVLKSFLEGVIRDAVTYTEHAKRKTVTSLDVVYALKRQGRTLYGFGG; from the exons ATGACTGGAC gcggcaagggcggcaagggcctcggcaagggcggcgctAAGCGTCACCGCAAGATTTTGCGTGACAACATCCAGGGTATTACCAAGCCCGCTATTCGCCGTCTCGCTCGTCGTGGTGGTGTCAAGCGTATCTCTGCCA TGATCTACGAGGAGACCCGTGGTGTCCTCAAGTCCTTCCTCGAGGGTGTTATTCGTGACGCCGTCACCTACACTGAGCACGCCAAGCGCAAGACCGTCACCTCTCTGGATGTTGTCTACGCACTCAAGCGCCAGGGCCGCACCCTTTACGGTTTCGGTGGTTAA
- a CDS encoding Putative trafficking protein particle complex subunit 2: MSYYFAIVGTQDNPLFEYEFGTSKQGGDGQSRFNEQIRHLNQFILHSSLDIVEEVQWAQGQMYLKIVDKFFNNYVSCFVTAGNIKFLLLHQPSAPSSTASSRSSTAIGANPTSPATEEAIKNFFQEVYENWVKAIMSPFYRVNMEIKSPVFRSRVAAAGRKYL, translated from the exons ATGTCGTATTacttcgccatcgtcggcacgCAGGACAATCCTCTCTTCGAGTATGAGTTTGGCACCTCCAAACAGGGGGGCGACGGCCAGTCGCGCTTCAACGAGCAGATCCGTCACCTGAATCAGTTCATCCTGCATAGTAGCCTGgacatcgtcgaggaggtgcAGTGGGCGCAGGGGCAAAT GTACCTCAAGATCGTGGATAAGTTCTTCAACAACTACGTCTCGTGTTTTGTCACGGCCGGCAACATCAAGTTCCTGCTTCTGCACcagccctcggcgccgtcgagcacagcgtcgtcgcggtcgtcgacggccatcggcgccaaTCCCACGAGCCCCGCgaccgaggaggccatcaagaaTTTCTTCCAGGAGGTATATGAGAACTGGGTTAAGGCTATTATGAGCCCGTTTTACAGGGTAAACATGGAGATCAAGAGCCCCGTATTCCGGTCACgagtggcggcggccggaaGGAAGTACTTGTGA
- a CDS encoding Putative large ribosomal subunit protein mL60, which translates to MFGAFRVTSPLSSGLLWKIPWRLSKFQKRRQRQRLRAVDDVVATVDAALAKKGETVAALERWKGEMPTEAEMLPRDKYTMFDRKEKKYRKGIHKLPKWTRVSQRLNPPGY; encoded by the exons ATGTTCGGAGCCTTCCGTGTGACCTCGCCCCTGTCGAGCGGCCTGCTCTGGAAGATTCCCTGGCGGCTGTCCAAGTTCCAGAAgcggcgccagcgccagcgcctccgggccgtcgacgacgtggtcGCGACGGTCGACGCAGCGCTCGCTaagaagggcgagacggtcgCCGCGCTGGAGCGGTGGAAGGGGGAGATGCCGACCGAGGCGGAGATGCTGCCGCGAGACAAGTACACCATGTTTGAccgcaaggagaagaagtaccGCAAGGGCATCCACA AGCTGCCCAAGTGGACGAGAGTCTCGCAGAGACTGAACCCGCCAGGCTACTAA
- a CDS encoding Putative nuclear cap-binding protein subunit 2 codes for MQVRHRNTVERLDRPSAYYHNKNKRRRPDHRDARDAEDEAASKNEPLPEDPLANATTLYVGNLSFYTTEEQVYELFSKCGEIKRLVMGLDRFNKTPCGFCFVEYYTHQDALDCMKYIGGTKLDERVIRTDLDPGFEEGRQYGRGKSGGQVRDEYREDYDEGRGGLGRAIQMQRDRDDRMGDYEEAR; via the exons ATGCAGGTCCGCCACAGAAACACAGTCGAGCGCCTCGACAGGCCGAGCGCATACTACCACAACAAG AACAAGCGCAGAAGACCCGACCACCGCGacgcccgcgacgccgaagacgaggctgCCTCCAAGAATGAGCCCCTTCCCGAGGACCCCCTCGCGAACGCTACGACACTCTATGTCGGCAACCTCTCGTTCTACACCACTGAGGAGCAGGTGTACGAGCTTTTCTCCAAGTGTGGCGAGATCAAGCGTCTCGTCATGGGCCTCGACCGCTTCAACAAGACTCCCTGCGGCTTTTGCTTTGTCGAGTACTACACCCATCAGGACGCCCTCGACTGCATGAAGTACATTGGCGGCACCAAGCTCGACGAGCGCGTCATCCGTACCGACCTCGACCCCGGTTTTGAGGAGGGGCGGCAGTACGGCCGCGGCAAGAGCGGAGGCCAAGTGCGCGACGAGTACCGCGAGGACTACGACGAGGGACGCGGCGGTCTGGGCAGGGCGATTCAGATGCAAAGGGATCGGGACGACCGGATGGGCGACTACGAAGAGGCGCGATGA
- a CDS encoding Putative nucleoporin NUP88/NUP82, with protein sequence MPKVKSYSAPWLSHGPGRSLFAPSNDAASKAMSAPSPYASKKKKTPGPRRTIARRGTEVFIAVGKELRWGDLAYLKEKWSTKHAHRRMGSRVKREDSSDGFDDEMIPSTEEATTAQGYRTIKTPVADDIRQLVISPNSDYLAILTTHTVHICVVPDSSHLTAEDTGPLRPKIWTLGPTTHVTSRSSVASAVWHPLGVKGSCLVTITTDALVRVWELSLTDRWSFDSPTLSIDLKKLVDGTTLDQDFTASTAATNASFSQYSLEMQVASACFAGRGSGGWSPMTLWVAMREGDVYALSPLLPQKWAPPPTLIPSLSVSIVSKVAALEDDPAVSEKDKLLAQQQLEWMGDLDSQEPQILDTAPGEETVEVYTRPLRPGVVPRLQGPFEFDADPESEDAGDGLLTDIMIVGKKVDTDDLMMGEDEDLEFDDGDHEGLSLSIICLLSTTGQVRVYLDLEGVEAQWLPPRNKSKLGRLMSAADPPSLLTFQCIDTMSGPEMSNDAWPTFSSDVMSRYSLFVTSYVGITFLSLSPWVFRLEGELSGESEAGSDFRLGLLANGQNSIRERLYTHSSGDVNMPLAAAAAIRDPDLGYFLLSATPYEPIALTFDTPEDDFSPIRHETPYEEKPATMEPLDFYEPRPAFQPSHVFEQQSDLPELINRLRSSRHKTILNQEIRLSPVTLQILTDAHRILGEDTYRLGTAVAEIFRRCATLQEELREQIKKANEVKEKIDKIAGNDKDGEGESDDVRFERRISEAQERQRRLNKRLEGVRKYVGKAATRELSAKEKAFVEEVKSMEASVLGSLTEDGPGARQQKQLKKRLEDVQRLRDELVGEVERIQKQSEGGQDGRDSPSSTVSDLKIPTEIRKAKLQQVMSLLSRETALVEAVSSRLERLQT encoded by the exons ATGCCCAAGGTCAAAAGCTACTCAGCTCCGTGGCTGTCCCATGGCCCCGGCCGTAGCTTGTTCGCGCCCTCGAACGATGCTGCCTCCAAAGCGATGAGCGCACCATCGCCCTACGcgtccaagaagaagaagacacCCGGGCCGAGACGGACCATTGCGAGACGAGGCACCGAGGTGTTTATTGCCGTTGGCAAGGAGTTACGATGGGGCGACTTGGCATACCTGAAAGAAAAGTGGTCAACGAAGCATGCGCACCGTCGCATGGGCAGCCGCGTCAAGCGGGAAGACTCGTCAGATggcttcgacgacgaaaTGATCCCCTCTACGGAGGAGGCAACTACGGCTCAGGGCTACCGG ACAATCAAAACCCCTGTCGCGGACGACATTCGCCAGCTCGTCATCTCCCCAAACTCGGACTACCTTGCGATTTTGACGACGCATACCGTCCACATTTGCGTGGTTCCTGACTCTTCGCATCTCACGGCCGAGGACACCGGGCCACTGCGACCCAAGATCTGGACACTGGGACCAACAACCCACGTCACTTCGCGATCATCGGTTGCCTCGGCTGTCTGGCATCCTCTCGGCGTCAAGGGCTCTTGCTTGGTCACCATCACGACGGATGCCCTTGTGCGCGTATGGGAGCTGTCTCTGACGGACCGGTGGTCGTTTGACTCCCCCACGTTGTCAATCGACCTCAAGAAACTGGTGGATGGCACAACACTGGACCAAGACTTCACGGCATCGACAGCTGCCACGAACGCTAGCTTTTCGCAATATTCTCTGGAGATGCAGGTCGCCTCGGCGTGTTTTGCGGGCCGAGGCTCAGGCGGATGGAGTCCCATGACTCTCTGGGTCGCCATGAGAGAAGGCGACGTCTATGCACTGAGCCCTCTGCTGCCCCAAAAGTgggcgccgcctccaaccCTGATTCCGTCCCTGTCTGTTTCCATCGTCTCCAAGGTGGCTGCCTTGGAAGACGACCCCGCCGTGTCTGAGAAGGATAAGCTCCTCGCTCAGCAGCAACTCGAGTGGATGGGCGATCTCGATTCCCAAGAGCCTCAGATACTCGACACAGCgccgggcgaggagacggTCGAAGTGTACACACGCCCCCTTCGGCCGGGAGTCGTCCCAAGGCTCCAAGGACCGTTCGAGTTTGACGCCGATCCCGAAAGCGAGGACGCCGGTGATGGACTGCTGACGGACATCATGATTGTCGGCAAGAAGGTCGACACGGACGACCTGATGATGGGTGAGGACGAAGACCTTGAATTCGACGACGGTGATCATGAGGGCCTTTCGCTATCCATCATCTGCCTGCTGTCCACTACCGGCCAGGTCCGCGTTTACCTGGATTTGGAGGGTGTCGAAGCACAGTGGCTCCCGCCCCGAAACAAATCCAAGCTTGGACGTCTCATGTCGGCCGCCGACCCGCCGTCTTTGTTGACGTTCCAGTGCATCGACACCATGTCTGGGCCTGAAATGAGCAACGACGCATGGCCGACTTTTTCGTCGGATGTCATGTCACGCTACTCACTTTTCGTCACATCTTACGTTGGCATCACCTTCCTCTCGCTTTCCCCTTGGGTCTTCCGCCTTGAGGGCGAGCTCTCGGGCGAGTCGGAGGCTGGCTCTGACTTCCGTCTCGGTCTCCTCGCCAATGGGCAGAACTCTATCCGCGAAAGACTGTACACACATTCTTCGGGCGATGTCAACATgccgctcgccgccgccgcggcgatCCGCGACCCGGATTTGGGATACTTCCTCCTTTCGGCGACCCCGTACGAACCGATCGCCTTGACGTTCGACACGCCCGAGGACGACTTCTCGCCCATCCGACACGAGACGCCCTACGAGGAGAAACCTGCCACCATGGAGCCCCTGGACTTTTACGAGCCTCGTCCAGCTTTCCAGCCGTCGCACGTTTTTGAGCAGCAGTCAGACCTCCCGGAGCTGATCAACAGGCTCCGCAGCTCCCGCCATAAGACCATTCTGAATCAGGAAATTCGGCTGTCACCGGTCACGCTCCAGATTCTCACAGACGCCCACCGCATACTGGGAGAGGACACTTACCGCCTTGGTACGGCCGTGGCAGAAATATTCCGCCGCTGCGCCACCCTTCAAGAGGAGCTGAGGGAGCAGATCAAGAAGGCCAACGAAGTCAAGGAGAAGATCGATAAGATCGCGGGCAACGACAAGGACGGTGAGGGGGAAAGCGACGATGTCCGATTCGAGAGGCGGATTTCCGAGGCGCAGgagcggcaacggcggctcAACAAGAGGTTGGAAGGCGTGCGCAAGTACGTCGGCAAGGCTGCAACCAGGGAACTCAGCGCCAAGGAAAAGGCtttcgtcgaggaggtcaagaGCATGGAGGCCAGCGTGCTAGGATCGTTGACGGAGGACGGGCCGGGAGCAAGGCAACAGAAGCAGCTAAAGAAACGTTTGGAGGACGTGCAAAGACTACGGGACGAATTGGTGGGAGAGGTGGAACGGATACAGAAACAAAGTGAGGGCGGCCAGGACGGCAGGGattcgccgtcgtcgacggtaTCGGATCTCAAGATCCCAACAGAGATCCGCAAGGCCAAGTTGCAGCAGGTCATGTCTCTCCTCTCGCGCGAGACGGCCCTGGTCGAGGCTGTAAGCTCGCGACTGGAGCGACTCCAGACGTAG